A window of Rubricoccus marinus contains these coding sequences:
- the mscL gene encoding large conductance mechanosensitive channel protein MscL, whose product MFKEFKEFAVKGNVVDMAVGIIIGAAFGTIVTALVEGILMPPIGLLMGGIDFADIFTVLKEGTTPAPYATLAAAQEAGAVVMAWGSFINTVISFLIVAFAVFMFVKWINRAKEAAAEEATEEPAAAPELTADQQLLTEIRDALKARAV is encoded by the coding sequence ATGTTCAAGGAGTTCAAAGAGTTCGCCGTCAAGGGCAACGTCGTCGACATGGCCGTCGGCATCATCATCGGGGCCGCGTTCGGCACCATCGTCACCGCGCTCGTCGAGGGCATCCTCATGCCGCCGATCGGGCTGCTCATGGGCGGCATCGACTTCGCCGACATCTTTACCGTGCTCAAGGAGGGCACCACGCCTGCACCGTACGCGACGCTCGCCGCCGCGCAAGAGGCCGGGGCAGTCGTGATGGCCTGGGGCTCGTTTATCAACACCGTGATCTCGTTCCTGATCGTCGCCTTTGCGGTGTTCATGTTCGTGAAGTGGATCAACCGGGCCAAGGAAGCCGCTGCCGAAGAGGCCACGGAGGAGCCCGCAGCCGCCCCAGAGCTCACGGCCGATCAGCAGCTGCTGACCGAGATCCGCGATGCGTTGAAGGCCCGAGCGGTCTAG
- a CDS encoding sodium-dependent transporter, producing the protein MAESSSTQRFTSRWGLILSVLGIAVGTGNIWRFPRIAATNAGDGGAGAFLVAWLVFLVAWSIPLIIAEYALGQRGRRGVVGTFSTLAGGKVAWLGAFVAFVAAAIMCYYSVVAGWTAFYLGKSTLAGLPVTQEASMAGWEAFQGSLWPVALHALMMGLGVWAVSGGVKGIERANKVLVPSLLVIVVIAVIRAVTLPGSGAGVAFLFTPDWGTLTAPEVWLDALTQNAWDTGAGWGLILTYAAYMRREDGVVRNAVLTGVGNNMVSLLAGTMIFGIVFAVLGAAGQSQTEILDLMKSSGDRGTGMTFIWMPQLFAEMPLGRPLAVLFFLALAFAAVSSLLSMIELSTRVIVDFGIDRKKAVIGVGVVGFLIGVPSALSGDMFGNQDFVWGVALMLSGAFIALAVIRYGASRLREDIATPEDWKLPRLWDAWITYAIPAQAIVLLGWWLYLAATAYSENALDPFEPYSAATCLLQWGVALIGLYLANGWMLRRLARTEPDPAPLANASSTDLPVTP; encoded by the coding sequence GTGGCCGAATCGTCCTCCACCCAACGCTTTACCTCGCGCTGGGGCCTGATCCTCAGCGTTCTCGGCATCGCCGTCGGCACCGGCAACATCTGGCGCTTTCCGCGCATCGCGGCGACGAACGCCGGGGACGGTGGTGCGGGCGCGTTCCTCGTCGCCTGGCTCGTGTTTCTCGTCGCGTGGAGCATCCCGCTGATCATCGCGGAGTACGCGCTGGGGCAGCGTGGGCGGCGCGGCGTCGTCGGCACGTTTAGCACGCTCGCGGGCGGCAAGGTGGCGTGGTTGGGCGCGTTCGTGGCGTTCGTGGCCGCGGCCATCATGTGCTACTACAGCGTCGTGGCGGGATGGACGGCGTTCTACCTCGGCAAGAGCACGCTGGCCGGGCTACCTGTCACGCAAGAGGCGTCCATGGCGGGCTGGGAAGCGTTTCAGGGCAGCCTGTGGCCCGTCGCGCTGCACGCGCTCATGATGGGGCTCGGCGTGTGGGCCGTCAGCGGCGGCGTGAAGGGGATCGAGCGCGCCAACAAGGTTCTCGTGCCGTCGCTGCTGGTGATCGTCGTGATCGCGGTGATCCGGGCGGTGACGCTGCCAGGGTCTGGCGCAGGCGTCGCGTTCCTCTTTACGCCTGACTGGGGGACGCTCACGGCGCCAGAGGTCTGGCTGGACGCGCTGACGCAGAACGCGTGGGACACCGGCGCGGGCTGGGGCCTCATCCTTACCTACGCGGCCTACATGCGCCGCGAGGACGGCGTGGTGCGCAACGCGGTCCTGACCGGCGTGGGCAACAACATGGTCTCGCTTCTGGCGGGGACGATGATCTTCGGGATCGTGTTCGCCGTCCTGGGCGCGGCGGGGCAGAGCCAGACCGAGATCCTCGACCTGATGAAAAGCAGCGGCGACCGCGGGACGGGCATGACGTTTATCTGGATGCCTCAACTGTTCGCCGAGATGCCGTTGGGCCGGCCTCTGGCGGTTCTGTTCTTCCTCGCGCTCGCGTTTGCAGCGGTGAGCAGCCTGCTGAGCATGATCGAGCTCTCGACGCGCGTGATCGTGGACTTCGGGATCGACCGGAAAAAGGCCGTGATCGGAGTCGGCGTGGTCGGCTTCCTGATCGGGGTGCCGAGCGCGCTGTCGGGCGACATGTTCGGCAACCAGGATTTCGTCTGGGGCGTGGCGCTGATGCTATCGGGCGCCTTTATCGCGCTGGCAGTCATCCGCTACGGCGCGTCGCGTCTGCGCGAGGACATCGCGACGCCAGAGGACTGGAAGCTGCCACGTTTGTGGGACGCGTGGATCACCTACGCGATTCCGGCGCAGGCCATCGTCCTGCTCGGCTGGTGGCTATACCTCGCCGCGACGGCCTATTCCGAGAACGCGCTCGACCCGTTCGAGCCGTATTCCGCCGCGACGTGCCTGCTCCAGTGGGGCGTGGCGTTGATCGGCCTCTACCTCGCCAACGGGTGGATGCTCCGCCGCCTCGCGCGTACCGAGCCCGACCCGGCGCCTCTGGCGAACGCCAGTTCCACCGATCTCCCCGTTACGCCCTAA
- a CDS encoding M14 family metallopeptidase has protein sequence MRASLIIALAALVSGCGGTRLPDQPLALLTRAEATGYAETSTYDDVIAFMGALQTLPAGESVAWTFFGQSAEGRDLPLAVWGSESVAPEAIRATGKARVLVFANIHAGEVAGKEAALMILRDLASGAHAEWADSLVVMIAPIYNADGNERVEYGNRPAQLGPVGGMGQRPNAEGLDLNRDFMKLASPEARALVGLMRDVDPHVVVDLHTTNGTFMGYHLTFAPPLSPNTPLAIDRDLRQRWIPAIQREILRTDDMATEHYGNVPGAFGEGTSVPRGWYSFSPQPRFSTNYAGLRGRYGLLSEAYSYAPFDERVQVSKRFVEEILANAWADASGVRATTEAVDRQRLIGDSLAVRGGFTAPEETREILLGAVDTLRHPETGAVMYQRREVRTPEVMPVFSRFGATERETVPAVYVIPRSQEAVLELLAAHGIRTQGFFGAPGELQRFRIDSVRVADRAFQGVRAQEAWGAWEPLSGGLASLDPERYVFVRMDQPLARVAFMLLEPRSDDGVVNWAVVPLAERRTYPILRVQP, from the coding sequence ATGCGCGCCTCCCTAATCATCGCCCTCGCGGCGCTCGTCAGCGGCTGCGGCGGCACGCGCCTCCCGGATCAGCCTCTGGCGCTGCTGACGCGTGCCGAGGCGACCGGATACGCGGAGACCTCCACCTACGACGACGTGATCGCGTTCATGGGCGCGCTCCAGACGCTCCCGGCCGGGGAGAGCGTGGCGTGGACGTTTTTCGGCCAGAGCGCCGAGGGCCGCGATCTGCCTCTGGCCGTCTGGGGCTCCGAGTCGGTCGCGCCAGAGGCCATCCGCGCGACGGGCAAAGCGCGCGTGCTCGTCTTCGCGAACATCCACGCCGGCGAGGTGGCAGGCAAAGAGGCCGCGCTCATGATCCTGCGCGATCTCGCCAGTGGCGCCCACGCCGAATGGGCGGACAGCCTCGTCGTGATGATCGCGCCGATCTACAACGCCGATGGCAACGAGCGCGTGGAGTACGGCAACCGGCCGGCGCAACTGGGGCCGGTCGGCGGGATGGGGCAGCGGCCCAATGCCGAGGGCCTGGACCTCAACCGCGACTTTATGAAGCTCGCCTCGCCAGAGGCCCGCGCCCTCGTGGGGCTGATGCGCGACGTGGACCCGCACGTGGTCGTGGACCTCCACACGACGAACGGCACGTTTATGGGCTATCACCTGACCTTCGCGCCGCCGCTCTCGCCCAATACGCCTCTGGCGATAGACCGCGACCTCCGTCAGCGGTGGATCCCGGCCATCCAGCGCGAGATCCTGCGGACCGACGACATGGCGACCGAGCACTACGGTAACGTGCCCGGCGCCTTCGGCGAAGGCACCTCGGTCCCGCGCGGCTGGTACTCGTTCAGCCCACAGCCGCGCTTCTCGACCAACTACGCCGGCCTCCGGGGCCGCTATGGTCTCCTCTCCGAAGCCTATTCCTACGCACCGTTCGACGAGCGCGTGCAGGTGAGCAAGCGCTTCGTCGAGGAGATCCTCGCCAACGCCTGGGCCGACGCCTCTGGCGTCCGCGCCACGACTGAGGCCGTGGACCGCCAGAGACTCATCGGCGACTCGCTCGCGGTCCGCGGCGGCTTCACGGCGCCCGAGGAGACGCGCGAGATCCTGCTCGGCGCCGTGGACACGCTCCGCCACCCGGAGACGGGCGCGGTCATGTACCAGCGGCGCGAGGTGCGCACGCCAGAGGTCATGCCGGTTTTCTCACGCTTCGGCGCGACGGAGCGCGAAACCGTGCCCGCTGTCTACGTCATCCCGCGCTCGCAAGAGGCCGTGCTAGAGCTCCTGGCGGCACACGGGATTCGCACCCAGGGCTTCTTCGGCGCCCCTGGCGAGCTCCAGCGCTTCCGCATAGACAGCGTGCGCGTGGCAGATCGCGCGTTCCAAGGTGTGCGCGCGCAAGAGGCGTGGGGCGCGTGGGAGCCGCTGAGCGGCGGACTGGCGTCTCTCGACCCCGAGAGATACGTCTTTGTGCGGATGGACCAACCCCTGGCGCGCGTCGCGTTCATGCTCCTGGAGCCACGCAGCGATGACGGCGTGGTGAACTGGGCGGTCGTGCCTCTGGCGGAGCGACGCACGTACCCCATCCTTCGCGTCCAGCCGTGA
- a CDS encoding TlpA family protein disulfide reductase — MLKYIPLLALALAACGPDAPDRATPEASGVETTGSPLIEVENATQLVDHVIEEGNEVTVLNFWATWCAPCRIEFPDLMAYDAEMEGEGVEVRFVSVDDAEVMDKVRRFLDEQGVTERSYVSPDNTTLAGEFNPRFAASLPYTLVMDSEGIVRGAHMGVISPERITELVAGVRDGTIDITTQL, encoded by the coding sequence ATGCTCAAGTACATCCCCCTGCTAGCTCTCGCGCTCGCCGCCTGCGGGCCGGACGCTCCTGATCGTGCCACGCCAGAGGCCTCTGGCGTTGAAACCACCGGCTCGCCGCTGATCGAGGTGGAGAACGCGACGCAACTCGTGGACCACGTGATCGAAGAGGGCAACGAGGTGACCGTGCTCAACTTCTGGGCGACATGGTGCGCGCCGTGCCGCATCGAGTTTCCCGACCTGATGGCGTACGACGCCGAGATGGAAGGGGAGGGAGTCGAGGTCCGGTTCGTGTCGGTGGACGACGCCGAGGTGATGGACAAGGTGCGGCGCTTCCTAGATGAGCAGGGCGTTACCGAGCGCTCGTACGTCTCGCCGGACAACACGACTCTGGCCGGGGAGTTCAATCCCCGCTTTGCCGCTAGCCTCCCGTACACGCTCGTCATGGACTCCGAGGGCATCGTACGGGGCGCGCACATGGGCGTGATCTCGCCCGAACGGATCACAGAGCTCGTCGCGGGCGTCCGAGACGGGACCATCGACATCACCACGCAACTTTGA
- a CDS encoding redoxin domain-containing protein, protein MTRLLALAALLLAAPLALAQDSLAIGDPVPLAAQSFETVGGGSLSLAAAAGESGLVVVMWSAVCPWTSRYEARMAQLYATATANGIGVVLVASNDPNRVTRTPEVLAATAAAVGAPMILDPTATLADALGATQTPEAFFFDGGLLYSGALDDSPADAERVTIQYLQQALDQHLAAQSVEIQRTTPFGCTIKRAR, encoded by the coding sequence TTGACCCGACTCCTCGCCCTCGCCGCTCTCCTCCTCGCCGCGCCTCTGGCGCTCGCGCAAGACTCCCTCGCGATCGGCGACCCGGTGCCTCTGGCGGCGCAGAGCTTCGAGACCGTCGGCGGCGGCTCGCTTTCCCTTGCGGCGGCCGCTGGCGAGAGCGGGCTCGTGGTCGTGATGTGGAGCGCGGTTTGCCCGTGGACGTCCCGCTACGAGGCGCGCATGGCGCAGCTCTACGCGACGGCGACCGCCAACGGCATCGGCGTCGTCTTGGTGGCCAGCAACGACCCCAACCGCGTGACGCGCACGCCAGAGGTCCTCGCCGCAACCGCAGCGGCCGTCGGCGCGCCGATGATTCTGGACCCGACGGCCACGCTCGCCGACGCGCTCGGTGCCACGCAGACGCCAGAGGCGTTCTTCTTCGACGGCGGCCTGCTCTACTCCGGCGCCCTCGACGACAGCCCGGCCGACGCGGAGCGCGTCACTATCCAATACCTCCAGCAGGCGCTGGACCAGCACCTCGCGGCGCAATCCGTCGAGATCCAGCGCACGACGCCCTTCGGGTGCACCATCAAGCGCGCGCGCTAG
- a CDS encoding ribonuclease D: MIDTPKALADLCTRARQQDCVALDTEFVWERTYYAALGVVQIGLGGDDVHLVDTIALTGDDLAPLGELLADPDTEVVLHDALQDLQILARATGYLPQNVFDTQRAAGFVGQSATASLQDAVEWASGVTLDKGATRSDWLRRPLSETQLHYAENDVRYSLDVRDKIVEEAEKRQRLDWVWEEMERYEDEANFEEADPMEAVHRVKSRGASKLDAQGRAIFRHVAAWREREARDLDRTRRMVLGDDDLVKVAERRPRSANDLDRLLTGRQARRYADGLLQAVRDGENAPSEPRERRGRPGPDEERRQAQLNVVQGLVAGRCTLDDVDPQLAATKSQLSDLVEAGADASPEAHPVLQGWRREFIGEDILRFLGGESAVRLNEREGWPDVA; this comes from the coding sequence ATGATCGACACTCCAAAGGCCCTCGCCGACCTGTGCACCCGAGCCCGCCAGCAAGACTGCGTGGCGCTCGATACCGAGTTCGTCTGGGAGCGGACGTACTACGCCGCGCTCGGCGTCGTCCAGATCGGCCTCGGCGGTGACGACGTGCACCTCGTGGACACGATCGCGCTCACGGGCGACGACCTCGCGCCCTTGGGAGAGCTCCTGGCCGATCCGGATACCGAAGTCGTTCTGCACGACGCGTTGCAGGACCTCCAGATCCTCGCGCGGGCCACAGGCTACCTGCCGCAAAACGTGTTCGACACGCAGCGCGCCGCCGGCTTCGTCGGGCAGAGCGCGACGGCCTCGCTGCAAGACGCTGTGGAGTGGGCCTCTGGCGTGACGCTGGACAAGGGCGCCACGCGGTCCGATTGGCTCCGCCGCCCGCTTTCCGAGACCCAACTGCACTACGCGGAGAACGACGTCCGCTACTCGCTCGATGTCCGCGACAAGATCGTGGAGGAGGCCGAGAAGCGCCAGAGGCTGGACTGGGTGTGGGAGGAGATGGAGCGCTACGAGGACGAGGCCAACTTCGAGGAGGCCGACCCGATGGAGGCTGTGCACCGCGTCAAGTCACGCGGGGCCAGCAAACTGGACGCGCAGGGCCGCGCCATCTTCCGCCACGTCGCCGCCTGGCGCGAGCGCGAGGCGCGCGACTTGGACCGCACGCGCCGCATGGTGCTGGGCGACGACGACCTGGTCAAGGTCGCCGAACGCCGGCCGCGCTCGGCCAACGATCTGGACCGCTTGCTCACCGGGCGCCAGGCCCGCCGCTACGCCGATGGGTTGCTCCAGGCGGTGCGCGATGGCGAGAACGCCCCCTCGGAGCCGCGCGAGAGGCGTGGACGCCCCGGTCCCGACGAGGAGCGTCGGCAAGCGCAGCTCAACGTTGTGCAGGGGCTTGTCGCCGGCCGATGCACGCTGGATGACGTGGACCCCCAACTCGCAGCCACGAAGTCCCAACTCTCTGACCTCGTGGAGGCCGGCGCCGACGCCTCGCCAGAGGCGCACCCCGTCCTCCAAGGCTGGCGTCGGGAGTTCATCGGCGAGGACATCCTGCGCTTTCTCGGCGGCGAGAGCGCCGTGCGGCTCAACGAGCGCGAAGGCTGGCCGGACGTGGCTTAA
- a CDS encoding acyltransferase family protein codes for MSRIPNLDPVRFLLAALVVVFHVPDISATVGMPSWSGLSVLNRGEEAVYGFFVLSGFLITYLLIKEKAKHGTVSIRQFYIRRALRIWPVYFLVLGFGLLYYNVILPMVGMPFEVEYSIGEALAYNVLFLPNIFAYSYDTGGILVVLWSIGIEEQFYILWGPLSKYLPSQLFAPFLAAFFVVFGAVFWFSPLAAVLLKYKMFFYYFAAGGLFGTWAARGQGDFSHAVFSKPVQALALGLAMLYYTTGVLQAALAPWALHLADAWLFSYLVFNFGFNPNKLFTLRSEALDYLGQISYGIYMYHMIALNFVLFVFLQFRLDEVFGFAGSILVINGLTMALAIFGASLSYRYFESFFIRLKGRYRVLQPTPRVSPSGFAGPVAPEAGA; via the coding sequence TTGTCCCGAATCCCCAACCTCGACCCCGTCCGCTTTTTGCTCGCGGCGCTGGTCGTCGTCTTCCACGTGCCAGACATCTCCGCGACGGTTGGCATGCCGTCATGGAGCGGCTTGTCCGTCTTGAACCGGGGAGAGGAGGCGGTGTACGGGTTCTTCGTGCTGAGCGGGTTCCTGATTACCTATCTCCTCATCAAGGAAAAGGCGAAGCACGGGACGGTCAGCATCCGGCAGTTCTACATCCGCCGCGCGCTGCGCATCTGGCCGGTGTACTTCCTCGTCCTCGGATTCGGGTTGCTCTACTACAACGTGATCCTGCCGATGGTGGGGATGCCGTTCGAGGTGGAGTACAGCATTGGAGAGGCGCTGGCGTACAACGTGCTGTTCCTGCCCAACATCTTTGCCTACTCGTACGATACCGGCGGCATCCTCGTCGTGCTGTGGTCCATCGGGATTGAGGAGCAGTTCTACATCCTGTGGGGGCCGCTCTCGAAGTACCTCCCGTCCCAGTTGTTCGCGCCGTTCTTGGCCGCGTTCTTCGTCGTCTTCGGTGCCGTGTTCTGGTTCTCGCCTCTGGCGGCGGTGCTCCTGAAGTACAAGATGTTCTTCTACTACTTCGCCGCGGGCGGACTCTTCGGGACGTGGGCCGCCAGAGGCCAGGGCGACTTCAGCCACGCCGTGTTCTCGAAGCCCGTGCAGGCGCTCGCGCTCGGCCTCGCGATGCTCTACTACACGACGGGCGTGCTCCAGGCCGCGCTCGCGCCGTGGGCGCTGCACCTCGCGGACGCGTGGCTGTTCTCCTACCTCGTGTTCAACTTCGGCTTCAACCCGAACAAGCTGTTTACGCTGCGCTCAGAGGCGTTGGACTACCTCGGGCAGATCTCCTACGGGATCTACATGTACCACATGATCGCGCTCAACTTCGTGTTGTTCGTGTTCTTGCAGTTCCGGCTGGATGAGGTGTTCGGCTTCGCGGGCAGTATCCTCGTAATCAACGGGCTCACGATGGCGCTCGCCATTTTCGGCGCGTCGCTCTCGTACCGCTACTTCGAGTCGTTCTTTATCCGTCTCAAAGGGCGGTACCGCGTGCTTCAGCCCACGCCGCGAGTCTCGCCGTCTGGTTTCGCAGGTCCGGTCGCGCCAGAGGCGGGGGCGTAG
- a CDS encoding energy transducer TonB: MLQSCRTPQLRTVRAVCGIAYSAVPVGLPAVSASMTAEDHPILAPWTQDLIRSTGYPEFARRAQVEGLVRLNVRVNPSGRADSLSVLHPTPHPILVDAAKEAVQKMRFAPGPVDTTHIRIGLNFSLYPPPIAGKE, encoded by the coding sequence ATGCTCCAAAGCTGCCGGACGCCACAACTGCGGACGGTCCGTGCGGTGTGTGGCATAGCCTATTCTGCTGTCCCGGTTGGGCTTCCAGCCGTTTCTGCGAGTATGACCGCTGAGGACCATCCCATTCTCGCCCCGTGGACTCAGGACCTCATCAGGTCCACCGGATACCCCGAGTTCGCGCGGCGAGCCCAAGTAGAGGGTCTTGTTCGCCTCAATGTGCGAGTCAACCCGTCGGGGCGTGCCGACAGCCTATCGGTTCTGCACCCTACCCCACACCCTATTCTGGTCGATGCGGCGAAGGAAGCCGTTCAGAAAATGCGGTTCGCTCCAGGCCCTGTGGACACCACTCACATACGCATCGGCTTGAACTTCAGCCTGTATCCGCCCCCTATCGCTGGCAAAGAGTGA
- a CDS encoding GMC family oxidoreductase — MYDYILIGAGSAGCVLADRLTEASGARVLLLEAGGPDTRPEIRIPATFSRLFKTDADWGYHTVRQRHAADREWFWPRGKVLGGSSSINAMIYIRGHRADYDGWAANGCTGWGYADVLPYFKKSEDNARIRNAYHGQGGPVRVEDPRSPSPLSQAFVQAAGEAGHDLNDDFNGAEQEGAGLYQLTQRGGRRVSAATAFLKPAMKRPNLSVETGAHVSRVIVEGGVARGVEYVQGGVRRRAEASGEVILCGGAINTPQLLMLSGIGPASHLREHGIEVAVDASGVGQNLHDHPIVGVRWEAKEGTSLMDAETLGQVARYLLGRSGMLASNIAEAGLFAHSSGGGVIPDLQFHVAPALFYEHGFQAPEAHGFSLGPTLVTPKSRGSITLRSSDPMEHPDIDPNYFAEPEDIAALVAGVRMAREIADQPAYRTLRGRAMDAMADANTDAEIAEQIRQTAETLYHPVGTCRMGPDDASVVDLALRVRGVDGLRVVDASVMPTVPNGNTDAPTKMIAERAADLILGRISEPATATASGAAGA, encoded by the coding sequence ATGTACGATTACATCCTGATCGGCGCCGGCAGCGCCGGCTGCGTCCTCGCCGACCGGCTCACCGAGGCCTCTGGCGCCCGAGTGCTCCTTCTCGAAGCGGGCGGCCCGGACACGCGCCCCGAGATCCGCATTCCGGCCACGTTCTCCAGGCTGTTCAAGACCGACGCCGACTGGGGCTACCACACCGTCCGCCAGAGGCACGCCGCTGACCGCGAGTGGTTCTGGCCGCGCGGCAAGGTGCTCGGCGGCTCGTCCAGCATCAACGCGATGATCTACATCCGCGGCCACCGCGCGGACTACGACGGCTGGGCCGCGAACGGATGCACGGGATGGGGCTACGCCGACGTGCTGCCGTACTTCAAGAAGTCCGAGGACAACGCTCGGATCCGAAACGCGTACCACGGACAGGGCGGACCGGTGAGGGTGGAAGACCCGCGTAGCCCGAGCCCGCTCTCCCAGGCCTTTGTGCAGGCCGCTGGCGAAGCCGGGCACGACCTCAACGACGACTTCAACGGCGCCGAGCAGGAGGGGGCCGGTCTCTACCAACTCACCCAGCGCGGCGGCCGGCGCGTCTCCGCGGCCACGGCGTTTCTCAAGCCCGCGATGAAGCGGCCGAACCTCAGCGTCGAGACCGGCGCGCACGTCTCCCGCGTGATCGTGGAGGGCGGCGTCGCCAGAGGCGTGGAGTACGTGCAAGGCGGCGTGCGGCGGCGGGCCGAGGCCTCTGGCGAGGTGATCCTGTGCGGTGGCGCGATCAATACGCCGCAGCTCCTGATGCTCTCCGGCATCGGCCCGGCCTCGCACCTGCGCGAGCATGGGATCGAAGTGGCCGTGGACGCCTCTGGCGTGGGGCAGAACCTCCACGATCACCCGATTGTGGGCGTGCGATGGGAGGCGAAGGAGGGCACGTCGCTGATGGACGCCGAGACGCTGGGGCAGGTCGCGCGGTACCTCCTGGGCCGCAGCGGGATGCTGGCGTCCAACATCGCGGAGGCGGGTCTGTTTGCGCACTCGTCGGGCGGCGGCGTGATCCCGGACCTCCAGTTCCACGTCGCGCCAGCGCTCTTCTACGAGCACGGCTTCCAGGCGCCAGAGGCCCACGGCTTCTCGCTCGGGCCGACGCTCGTGACGCCGAAGTCGCGCGGGTCGATCACGCTGCGCTCCTCGGACCCGATGGAGCACCCGGACATCGACCCCAACTACTTCGCGGAGCCGGAAGACATCGCGGCGCTCGTCGCGGGCGTGCGGATGGCGCGCGAGATCGCGGATCAGCCGGCGTACCGCACGCTGCGCGGCCGGGCGATGGACGCGATGGCAGACGCGAACACGGACGCCGAGATCGCCGAGCAAATCCGGCAGACTGCCGAGACGCTGTACCACCCGGTCGGCACATGCCGCATGGGCCCGGACGACGCCTCGGTCGTCGATCTCGCGCTGCGCGTGCGCGGCGTGGACGGTCTCCGCGTGGTCGATGCGAGCGTGATGCCCACCGTCCCCAACGGCAACACCGACGCGCCGACCAAGATGATCGCCGAGCGCGCCGCGGACCTGATCCTCGGTCGCATCTCCGAACCCGCGACGGCTACGGCCTCTGGCGCTGCAGGCGCATAA
- a CDS encoding ATP-dependent zinc protease family protein: protein MSAPLPASGALTTVGWREWVAFPDLGLPAVRCKVDTGAATSSLHASRIETFERDGEPWARFVVRPFFRRHRQVRVRCEAPIVDERHVRSSSGHEDLRIVVGVTLRLGVRSDAPQWPIEVTLADRASMQFPMLLGREAMKGRVAVDPGASFLLGHVEHAAALYE from the coding sequence ATGAGCGCCCCCCTTCCCGCCTCTGGCGCTCTCACCACCGTCGGATGGCGCGAATGGGTCGCCTTCCCCGACCTCGGCCTTCCGGCCGTCCGCTGCAAGGTGGACACTGGCGCGGCCACCTCGTCGCTCCACGCGAGCCGCATCGAAACGTTCGAGCGAGACGGCGAGCCCTGGGCGCGGTTCGTCGTGCGGCCTTTTTTCCGCCGGCACCGGCAGGTGAGGGTCCGCTGTGAAGCTCCGATCGTCGATGAGCGACATGTGCGCTCCTCCAGCGGTCACGAGGACCTCCGCATAGTCGTTGGGGTGACGCTCCGCCTCGGCGTGCGCTCAGACGCGCCGCAGTGGCCCATCGAGGTCACGCTCGCGGACCGGGCCAGCATGCAGTTCCCCATGCTCCTCGGCCGCGAGGCCATGAAAGGCCGCGTCGCCGTCGATCCCGGCGCGTCGTTCCTGCTCGGTCACGTGGAGCACGCCGCGGCGCTTTACGAGTAG
- a CDS encoding polysaccharide deacetylase family protein, whose amino-acid sequence MTRALHSLAVLATLLVVTAACAQPAPDSVSPAASAPEAGRAMAVTIDDLPVGRGHNLAWMQNVTRGLLAQIEASGVPVVGFVNQEKIDREGEREARTALLQGWVDAGHELGNHTYSHPSLFSTPLADFQDDVIRGEPLTRALLRARGSAPTDSLRYFRHPYLNVGPDLDTKRAFEAWIGARGYQIAPVTHDNAEYIYALAYDRAIEAEDAALQARIADAYIAYMDTTAAYFEGLSRDLFGREIPGVLLLHANALNADHFNRLMDAFRARGYAFVPLAEVLQDPAYASEDTYTGRAGMSWLQRWAITRDIPFTSEPLPDGWVQTVAYP is encoded by the coding sequence ATGACGCGCGCGCTCCACTCCCTCGCCGTTCTGGCCACATTGCTCGTTGTCACCGCCGCGTGCGCGCAGCCCGCGCCGGATTCAGTATCCCCGGCCGCGTCGGCGCCAGAGGCCGGCCGCGCGATGGCGGTCACCATCGACGATCTGCCCGTCGGGCGCGGTCACAACCTCGCGTGGATGCAAAACGTCACGCGCGGCTTGCTGGCCCAGATCGAGGCCTCTGGCGTTCCCGTGGTGGGCTTCGTGAACCAGGAGAAGATCGACCGCGAGGGAGAACGCGAGGCCCGCACAGCGCTTCTCCAAGGCTGGGTAGATGCCGGGCACGAGTTGGGCAACCACACCTACTCGCACCCCTCGCTGTTCAGCACGCCTCTGGCGGACTTCCAAGACGACGTGATCCGCGGTGAGCCCCTGACGCGCGCGCTTCTCCGCGCCAGAGGCTCGGCACCCACGGACTCGCTCCGGTACTTCCGGCATCCCTACCTCAACGTCGGCCCGGACTTGGACACCAAGCGCGCCTTCGAGGCCTGGATCGGCGCCAGAGGCTACCAGATCGCGCCGGTTACGCACGACAACGCGGAGTACATCTACGCGCTGGCCTACGACCGCGCGATCGAGGCAGAGGACGCCGCCCTGCAGGCGCGAATCGCCGACGCTTATATCGCGTACATGGATACCACTGCCGCGTACTTCGAGGGCCTCTCGCGCGACCTCTTCGGCCGCGAGATTCCCGGCGTGCTGCTTCTCCACGCGAACGCGCTCAACGCGGACCACTTCAACCGACTGATGGACGCGTTTCGCGCCAGAGGCTATGCGTTCGTGCCTCTGGCGGAAGTACTGCAAGACCCGGCGTACGCATCCGAGGACACGTATACCGGCCGCGCCGGGATGTCCTGGCTTCAGCGCTGGGCCATCACGCGAGACATCCCGTTCACCTCCGAGCCGCTGCCCGACGGCTGGGTTCAGACCGTCGCCTACCCATGA